A genomic window from Leptolyngbya sp. BL0902 includes:
- a CDS encoding diguanylate cyclase: MPSDPPSPNFEQQIKTLQAENNQLKDQLRDLEVVIQIMADHGSFIEAELQTANKRLQLEIRERKQAEARLQMLVAAISQRNVDLEIILDTLREHGDAIHDQWHAKVQEANHIAGVDSLTQIPNRRRFDEYLAEQWPLMTDQQSPISLILADIDYFKQYNDTYGHLLGDSCLTYVAQALQNSVNRPTDLVSRYGGEEFAVILPDTDLSGALALANQMQAAVAQLQLPHASSQVSHYITLSLGVVSVVPQAGQASHRLVASTDRQLYRAKQEGRNRIMSGESLDPEQATADGGLAEEADSSDLLYHPHTEV, encoded by the coding sequence ATGCCGAGCGACCCGCCATCCCCAAATTTTGAGCAACAAATCAAAACTTTGCAGGCAGAGAATAATCAGCTGAAGGATCAGCTTCGTGATTTAGAAGTTGTGATTCAAATTATGGCCGATCACGGCAGTTTCATTGAGGCGGAACTCCAAACGGCCAATAAAAGACTCCAGCTTGAAATTCGAGAAAGAAAGCAGGCCGAAGCTCGTCTGCAAATGTTAGTGGCCGCTATTTCCCAGCGCAATGTTGATTTAGAAATCATCCTCGACACCCTGCGCGAACATGGGGATGCTATTCATGATCAATGGCACGCCAAAGTTCAAGAAGCGAATCATATTGCCGGGGTAGATAGCCTCACCCAAATTCCGAATCGCCGCCGTTTTGATGAATATTTGGCGGAACAGTGGCCATTGATGACCGATCAACAGTCCCCCATTTCGCTCATTTTGGCCGACATTGACTATTTCAAACAATACAACGACACCTACGGCCATCTCCTCGGCGATAGCTGTCTCACCTACGTGGCCCAAGCCCTGCAAAATAGCGTCAATCGCCCCACGGATTTGGTCAGCCGCTATGGCGGGGAGGAATTTGCCGTCATTTTGCCAGACACGGATTTGTCCGGTGCCCTCGCCCTGGCTAACCAAATGCAGGCCGCTGTGGCCCAGCTTCAGCTTCCCCACGCCAGTTCCCAAGTGAGCCACTACATCACCCTCAGCCTGGGGGTGGTGAGTGTGGTGCCGCAGGCTGGTCAGGCATCCCATCGGCTGGTGGCGTCCACGGATCGGCAGCTTTACCGGGCCAAGCAGGAGGGGCGCAACCGCATCATGTCCGGCGAGAGTCTGGATCCTGAGCAGGCAACGGCGGATGGGGGATTGGCTGAGGAGGCTGACTCTAGCGACCTACTCTACCATCCGCATACTGAGGTCTAG
- a CDS encoding SpoIIE family protein phosphatase codes for MASTFQPSRRISLRSLLIVPFVLQIVGAVGLVGYLSFRNGNRAVNDVAAQLRNELTARIDQQLRDYIEIPFRINQINAASFGRGEIVLTQLEDAYPFWQQSKTFPTTNLIYCGGEADGAFLSVGRDNNLEIRLLYSNPATDLLLQYRELDAEGNIGALTQVGQSPYDPRLRPWYEAAEAAGVATWSEIYLDFDAQVPVVTASQPVYDATGALKGVCATDFLLSVEMDEFLGQLQIGRSGEVFVMERSGRLVSSSTADEEGLIRGEGDAIERIAATESQNPLVRSTAQYLLDRFGDLNAIQAAQQLSFVLDGQRELVQVSPFQDDRGLDWLIVVAVPESDFMAQINANTRNTILLSLGALGLATALGLLTATRIAKPILQINQASQAIADGQLDQHIPAQNIGELDGLAQSFNGMAQQLQQAFHALEAANRDLEKRVEERTAELQAANDKILSLNQQLQSENLRMSAELAVAKQIQQMILPRQEELSQLEELDIAGFMQSADEVGGDYYDVLRHNGKIKIGIGDVTGHGLESGLVMLMTQTAVRTLQTHDETDPVKFLDTLNRTIYDNIQRMNSTKNLTLMLLDYAEGHLQLSGQHEEVIVVKADGDTQQIDTFDLGFPLALENDIRPFIQPLQLQLDSGDIVVLYTDGLTEAINAQKQQYGLERLKNMIQKHRQQSATDIRHAIIADVQDYIGEEPLRDDLTLVVLKQK; via the coding sequence ATGGCCTCCACCTTCCAACCAAGCCGCAGGATTTCTCTGCGATCCCTGCTTATCGTCCCCTTTGTGCTGCAAATTGTAGGGGCTGTCGGCTTAGTGGGCTATCTCTCCTTTCGTAATGGCAACCGCGCCGTTAATGATGTGGCGGCCCAACTACGGAATGAACTCACCGCCCGCATTGATCAACAACTGCGGGACTACATCGAAATTCCCTTTCGTATCAACCAAATCAACGCAGCCTCCTTTGGGCGTGGGGAGATTGTGCTCACACAGTTGGAAGATGCCTACCCGTTTTGGCAACAATCTAAGACCTTTCCAACGACCAATTTAATCTACTGCGGTGGCGAGGCCGATGGCGCTTTTTTGAGCGTAGGCCGCGACAACAACCTAGAGATCCGACTGCTGTACAGCAACCCTGCTACAGACCTGCTCTTGCAATACCGAGAACTGGATGCGGAAGGCAACATTGGAGCACTCACCCAGGTGGGTCAAAGCCCCTACGATCCCCGCCTGCGCCCCTGGTATGAAGCAGCCGAAGCCGCCGGAGTGGCCACTTGGAGCGAAATTTATCTAGATTTTGATGCCCAAGTACCTGTGGTGACGGCTAGTCAGCCTGTTTATGACGCAACGGGTGCCTTGAAAGGCGTGTGTGCCACAGACTTTTTGCTGTCTGTGGAGATGGATGAATTTCTAGGACAGTTGCAGATTGGCCGGTCGGGGGAAGTGTTTGTGATGGAGCGGTCGGGGCGACTGGTATCTAGCTCCACCGCCGATGAAGAAGGTCTGATTCGGGGCGAGGGGGATGCCATCGAGCGCATTGCCGCCACCGAGAGCCAAAACCCCCTAGTTCGTAGCACGGCCCAATATTTGCTAGATCGATTCGGCGACCTTAACGCGATTCAGGCAGCCCAGCAGCTCAGCTTTGTGCTGGATGGGCAGCGAGAGCTAGTGCAAGTGTCGCCCTTTCAAGATGATCGGGGTCTAGATTGGCTGATTGTGGTGGCGGTGCCCGAAAGTGATTTCATGGCCCAAATTAATGCCAATACTCGCAATACCATTCTCCTAAGTTTAGGGGCGCTAGGGCTGGCGACTGCCCTAGGATTGTTGACCGCCACTCGCATTGCAAAACCTATTTTGCAAATCAATCAAGCCTCCCAAGCCATTGCCGATGGCCAACTCGATCAACACATTCCGGCCCAAAATATCGGTGAACTGGATGGCCTAGCCCAATCCTTCAACGGCATGGCCCAGCAGTTGCAGCAAGCGTTTCACGCCCTAGAGGCGGCCAATCGAGATTTGGAAAAGCGAGTTGAAGAACGCACTGCTGAATTGCAAGCCGCCAATGATAAGATTCTTTCCCTAAATCAACAATTGCAGTCTGAAAATCTGCGCATGAGCGCAGAACTAGCCGTAGCTAAGCAAATTCAGCAAATGATTTTGCCTCGGCAAGAAGAACTATCTCAGCTCGAGGAATTAGATATTGCTGGATTTATGCAATCTGCCGATGAAGTAGGTGGTGATTACTACGATGTCTTGCGCCATAATGGAAAAATTAAAATCGGCATTGGTGATGTGACTGGTCACGGACTAGAGAGCGGCCTCGTGATGCTAATGACGCAAACGGCTGTTCGCACGCTGCAAACCCACGACGAAACCGATCCTGTGAAGTTTCTGGATACTTTAAATCGCACTATTTATGACAATATCCAGCGGATGAATTCAACTAAAAACCTCACGCTTATGCTGCTAGATTATGCAGAGGGCCATTTGCAGCTAAGTGGCCAGCATGAAGAGGTTATTGTGGTTAAGGCTGACGGTGATACTCAGCAAATTGATACCTTTGACCTTGGCTTTCCCCTTGCTCTAGAAAACGATATCCGACCCTTTATTCAGCCCCTACAGCTTCAGCTAGACTCAGGAGATATCGTGGTTCTTTATACCGATGGTCTGACAGAAGCTATCAATGCCCAAAAACAGCAGTATGGACTAGAGAGATTAAAAAATATGATTCAGAAGCATCGCCAGCAGTCTGCCACTGACATTCGACATGCCATCATTGCTGATGTGCAAGACTATATTGGAGAAGAACCACTACGCGATGACTTAACCCTTGTTGTGCTCAAACAAAAATAA
- a CDS encoding slr1658 superfamily regulator, translating into MSHVLTAQTFGDFQDEAIVSREYLTIVFSPSSLPLRERWRTNRLSANFLADYFSTFFPGEGQPAGMNDPKSELMGIITFIANELLENAMKFSDVAATEAVMLTLQLYPNRLVFLTKNQVSEATKSQFLSFIQNLIISDPSELYIQHIEQQAMDEASTSSGLGILTIVNDYAARIGWRFEPVEGAGTSVTTKVQLEI; encoded by the coding sequence ATGAGTCACGTACTAACGGCCCAAACCTTTGGCGATTTTCAAGATGAAGCCATTGTCAGTCGCGAATATTTAACTATTGTTTTTTCGCCTAGTTCCTTACCTCTGAGAGAGCGCTGGCGCACTAATCGGCTGTCGGCTAACTTTCTGGCAGACTACTTTTCAACGTTTTTCCCTGGAGAGGGACAGCCCGCTGGTATGAATGATCCAAAGTCAGAACTCATGGGAATAATTACTTTCATCGCCAATGAGCTTTTAGAAAACGCGATGAAATTTAGTGATGTTGCTGCCACAGAGGCTGTTATGTTAACTCTGCAACTCTACCCTAACCGACTTGTCTTCCTAACTAAAAATCAAGTGAGCGAAGCAACCAAAAGTCAGTTTTTATCCTTTATTCAAAATCTAATTATCTCCGATCCTTCAGAACTCTACATCCAACATATTGAACAACAGGCGATGGATGAAGCTTCTACCAGTTCTGGGCTTGGAATTCTCACTATTGTGAATGACTATGCTGCCCGGATAGGGTGGCGTTTTGAACCTGTTGAGGGGGCTGGGACTAGCGTCACAACAAAAGTGCAGCTTGAAATTTAG
- a CDS encoding slr1659 superfamily regulator codes for MEAQAKNQDIQGDEYNVRYDAATSTVFFEGSLSLPGLEDFTPVINLLNAVLDSAPPRLILNLRQLEFLNSSGISILSRFVIKARGQSETTLMLHGSETIIWQKRSLRNLQRLMPSIELEWV; via the coding sequence ATGGAAGCCCAAGCGAAAAATCAGGACATTCAAGGCGATGAATATAATGTTCGCTACGATGCTGCAACCTCAACGGTATTTTTTGAGGGTTCCCTCAGCCTGCCTGGGCTCGAAGACTTTACTCCGGTGATCAATCTACTCAATGCAGTGCTGGATAGTGCACCACCAAGACTTATCTTAAATCTCCGACAACTTGAATTTCTCAACAGCTCTGGAATTAGTATTCTCTCTCGTTTTGTGATTAAAGCCCGTGGCCAGTCTGAAACGACACTGATGCTCCATGGCTCGGAGACTATTATTTGGCAAAAGCGATCTTTGAGAAATCTTCAACGGCTCATGCCTTCTATAGAACTGGAGTGGGTCTAG
- the dprA gene encoding DNA-processing protein DprA translates to MGDEPLTTERAYWVAWAQAKGMGPVLLKRLHSHFGSLATAWQAEESALLEVEGIGLLLAAQMSEHRQRTNPDDVLSHHEEQGANFWTPADPDYPALLYEITDPPPLLYYKGRTELAQAVQTMPSVAMVGTREPSAYGQRWTRRIVQQLASHDVIVVSGLASGIDRYAHSQALDSKGLTIAVLGTGVDHSYPWENRALQARIAKEGLLLSEHPNNTPPDRTHFPRRNRIIAGLSRATVVTEAPLRSGALITARLANDYGREVYALPGSLDSPSSLGCLDLIRQGAQMIWDDTTLIRDLGQIPQLDAPPLSAQSATALTAPKSANPQVLPVPTAAPADLPSDLATVLAAVTTAPITLDYLVQTLNRPTGDILSSLLHLELEGLVTQTPPGSHRYQRC, encoded by the coding sequence ATGGGGGATGAACCATTGACCACAGAACGTGCCTACTGGGTAGCCTGGGCTCAGGCCAAGGGGATGGGGCCAGTATTGCTGAAGCGGTTGCATAGCCACTTTGGTAGCTTGGCGACGGCGTGGCAGGCGGAAGAGTCGGCCCTGCTGGAGGTGGAGGGCATTGGGCTATTGCTGGCGGCACAAATGTCGGAGCATCGCCAGCGGACGAACCCCGATGACGTTCTGAGCCACCACGAGGAACAGGGAGCCAACTTTTGGACTCCCGCCGACCCAGACTATCCCGCCCTGCTCTACGAAATTACTGACCCACCCCCCCTGCTCTACTACAAAGGTCGCACCGAGCTAGCCCAGGCTGTACAAACCATGCCCTCGGTGGCCATGGTGGGCACCCGCGAACCATCGGCCTATGGCCAACGCTGGACGCGCCGCATTGTGCAACAACTAGCCAGCCATGATGTGATTGTGGTGTCGGGGCTGGCCAGTGGTATTGATCGCTATGCCCACAGCCAAGCCCTCGACAGCAAAGGGCTGACTATCGCCGTGCTGGGTACTGGGGTAGACCATAGCTACCCTTGGGAGAATCGTGCCCTCCAAGCTCGCATTGCCAAAGAAGGGCTGCTGCTGAGCGAACACCCCAACAACACCCCGCCCGACCGCACGCATTTTCCCCGCCGCAACCGCATCATCGCCGGACTTAGCCGTGCCACCGTCGTTACTGAAGCCCCCCTGCGCTCCGGTGCTTTGATCACCGCCCGCCTTGCCAATGACTATGGCCGCGAAGTCTACGCCCTGCCCGGTTCCTTAGATAGCCCCTCCAGTCTGGGGTGCCTAGACCTGATTCGCCAAGGTGCCCAAATGATTTGGGACGACACCACCCTGATCCGAGACCTCGGTCAAATTCCTCAACTCGATGCTCCGCCGCTCTCGGCCCAATCTGCCACCGCCCTCACCGCCCCAAAATCCGCAAATCCCCAGGTTTTACCCGTGCCCACAGCCGCCCCAGCAGACCTCCCCTCCGATCTCGCCACCGTCTTGGCCGCCGTCACCACCGCCCCCATTACCCTGGACTACCTGGTGCAAACCCTCAATCGGCCCACTGGAGATATCCTCAGTAGCTTGCTGCATCTGGAACTTGAGGGCCTCGTTACCCAAACGCCCCCCGGTAGCCATCGCTATCAGCGCTGTTAA